The sequence CCTTGAACCAAAATAAATGTCCTCCTCCTTGCACTGAGAATTGAATCTGattgttactctttttttttttttaaggatttacaTTTCGATCAAGTAATTCAATTTTGCCTGCACCTGCCAAACAGCACTAATTAATCAACTTTAAAGAGAGGTCACATGACATTGATCACTGAATACTTGTGTCTAGAAAACAGATAATCATTTTCTAGTCGTTAATGGGGAAAGTAGTGAAACTGAAGTGGAGCATCTATGAATATAATAACAGGAGGAAAGTGTTGAAAATATTTAACACAATTCATGATTTTAAGAACACCACCTTTCAGGGTTTTTTCACCTATAAAAGCAGTGGATAGATAGTTTAGCAAAGTCTATGTATTTTCTGCTTCGGGTCACATGCCATGAGTCCTTCATTCACATAcacagtgaaaatgttagtcactcagctgtgtccaactctttgtgatcccatggattgtagcccaccaggttgctctgtccatggaattctgcaggcaagaatactggagtgggttgccattccattctccagggatcttctgcccaaaggaccaaacccaggtcccctgcattgtgggGAGATTCTTGATCTTCTGAGTCACCATCGAAGTCCCTACATATACATTGAAGTTCTGCTTTATTCTGGTAGCCAGAGTTTCAGtacatttcatttaatattattattcttcagaatattCAGTTTATTCTTTCTTATAGAGGGGCTACCTTCAGTGCCAGGCAGGTGATATAAATGATTGAAACAGACCTGTGACAGTTCCTAGGTATTCCTAGAGACTGTGATTTTATGTTCAAGACAAAAAGGGACCTTTCTAGTGCCATGTTTAGATGTCCACTGAAACTCTATCCTAGCTTGATTTCTCCAACTGTCCACTTCTGCtcacttcctttcccttcccttttagATGCACTAATGCCAAGAGCACTTCTCAATAAACACCCTGTTTGCTAATTTTCAACTCTGGATCTGCTTCCTAGGGAACTCAAACAGTCCCTAAAAGCAATTTGTAAATCACAACAGTTAATCTGAGAGCTGGAAAGACTGCCTATAATGTAGTTTTCATCTTTTAGTGTAAAATAAGTAGGAACTTAAACATAAATGTAGAAAACTTATGGAAATGAATCTGTAGAGAGAACTgtgaattttatataaagtacttttattcttttctaaggaTTTTATGTCacttatacacaaacacatgcttttttaaaaaatctaaataacaCAAAAGAATGTGGTCAAAAGTGAGCTTCCTATCAATAGTCTTTGCCAGTCCCATTCAAAACCCATTTTTACAGAGATACATTCTTACTGAGTGCATTTGTGtgatatttatgtgtttattcacTAAACCAGCTTTTgttgagcattattttgttctgatgtttattcaaataataatttttggCTTTCAGGCAATGTTAATACATTCCTCCAATATCAGGTAAGTATATTATTTGACagatttgtttatgtattttctctatttcttgttAAGGACTGTGATTACATGTTTCCCATTACATTTTATGAAGAAATATTGCTAAGTGCATAGGAAATCCATCAGTTTTCTAAGCCAGCCAACTTCACAGTTAACAATAATATTCAGTTGATTCTGTGGATTTTCTAGACATACAATCATGGTGGCTAATATCGCCCAGCCTCAAGTATGTCCCCATATTCATTCCTCAGATACTCAGGTAGTAACTGCATAATTAACTCAGACTTTAGGGATTTTCTTTCATTGCTGCCTTGTTTTCCCACTTCCTCATGTGTACTTCCCAGAATACCCCTCCCCCAAAGTGAACTATTTGCACTCACATCTTTGTCTCAATATCTACTTTGGGTGCAATTCAAACAAAGAGAATGGATGTTCAATCAATATTTTTAGCTGATTAACATTAAACCAGTGATGGTGGTTACTTCTCACAAAAGAGAGCTAACTTGGGATATCCAGAAATGAAGAGAACCATCTCACACTTGTGTTCACCTCTTTTCTATcatatttatttctatgtttatAAAGTAAATGTGTCCATGTCATCCTATAAGTAAATTCCATTCTATGCATCAAATTTGAACTTCCACAAACGTGTTATTATCAGGTGACATGTTGCTTGCCacataaacaaatgtggttttcCTCAAGCATAACCATGATCCCTTTGTTTGGAATGTTTCCCCCACTTTTCTCCACCAGGCAAAACtggcatattttttaaaggacCACTACATACCCATAAGTCATCCAAGAGTCTTCATTCACTCGACAAACATTTGTCACTAATGTGCTCTGTCTCAGTAACAAAATTAAACTGTATAGTTCACGCCTTCATGGTGTCTACAACACAGTAGTGGAATGACAGAAAGTAACTGTGATACAGCAGAGTGCAAAATTCAGAGCACAACACAGGGACAGATTGTATTGGTACAGGGTAGTTAATCATTGTGGGGAAGCATTAATGGAAAACCTGGGGTTTCCCATTGAGAGAGCAGTAGGAGTTTGCAGAGATAACGACAAAGATGAAACATTCCAGGAAGATGAAACAGCTTCAGCAAAGGCACGCAAGCTTCATTTTTTCACCTCTTCCTCAGCTGTCCTAAAAGAGCTTAACTTATGTTTAATCTTACAcaagtcttctttctttttcctcttaaccTTTCTATGCTTCTTTCCCGATTACTTAAAGAAATAGTAAGAATACAAACTATATTATATGCTGTATTAAAGATTCAAAACAAATATAAGATATTCAGCACAATGCTTAGTGAACTCAGCACAGTGCCTAGTAAATTTAACATAATGTACAGTAAATACTCTACGAATGATAAATATCATTATCCCTCACTTTTATTGAAGACGTATGGAACTTGTCCACATACTGTATATGTTGATTTCAgttcttcagttaaaaataacataggaagctcagcctggtgctctatgacaacctagaggggtgggatggaattGGGGTGAGAGGGCGGatcagaaggaggggacatatatataattaCGGCTCAATCACATTGTTGTACTGCAGAAACCTACACAACCTTAAAAAGGAATtattctccatttaaaaataaagacttaaaaaaataactgtcattcttttgaaaatgaaagtccctcagttgagtccagctctttgtgaccctatagactatacagtccatggaattctcaaggagagaatactggaatgagtagccatttccttctccagggaatcttcccaacccagagatggaatccaggtcttccgcattgcaggcggattcttttccagctgagctatcagggaagcccttcttttagCATTTGCCAAACTGTTTCCTATGCATGTGTCTCATTCAAGTATCTACAGGAAAGGATGAGGAGTTGTCTGTCAAGTTCCTTTGCTACCCAACAGAATGTCTTGGATCCATATTATTGAGGACTTAATAGTTTCAAACATGTTTGTAATTAACAAATGCTTTTGTAATGAAATATCCTATGTACAGGCTTGACAACTAAAAGATAAATCAAAATATCCCATTCTTGCTGCCTAGCCTGGGAGACATATAGCAAAAATACATTTCTTCTATTTAAAGGTTGTGAGTATTGCTAAGTGCTTGAGACAGTGGAGTGAAATCAAGCACAGAATTTGAAAGTTTCTTGTGGTCTACTTATCTTCCTGACCATCCAAAATGCCCACATAGGATATCAATAATCCATATTATTTGTGGGACATCACCCCTccaaacatctttttttctaaTTCGTTTCCAGTGTTTCACCTGACCACCACTTGTTACCCTCACCCTTGACAAGAAAATATACATGAGCCGTATAAGAAATTTTTCTCTCTGTAGTTCAGAGAGCAGTGAGAGGAGAGAATATcacattctaaaaaaaaagagttagagTCATATGACTAATGCTTTGAAAGACATTGAACCCACCAGGAGCAACAGTGACACCCACTATGGAAGAACGGAGACAGGACTTTCAACTGGGGCAGGAGCAtaccaggaaaaggaaaagaattttctCCACTTTCAAATACTGAATGATAAACAAACAATTATGTAATTAAAAGATCAATTTTCCTAACAGGGTAAACAATAACAAGGAAATAATGATATAATGGTAGCCACTCTTCAGCAGTATATAAGGGGGCTGCAGGCCAAGAAGACTCTCAGATTCAAGAAACTCACTTTCCTAGAAACTCACCCAGACCTCTACCCTCTGATACCATGGTCAGCTCCTGTTGTGGCTCCGTCTGCTCTGACCAGAGCTGTGGCCGAAGTCTCTGCCAGGAGACCTGCTGCCAGCCCAGCTGCTGCCAGACCACCTGCTGCAGGACCACCTGCTGCCGCCCCAGCTGTGGTGTGTCCAGCTGCTGCCAGCCAGTCTgctgccagcccacctgcccTCGCCCCACCTGCTGCATCTCCAGCTGCTGCCGCCCCTCTTGCTGTGGGTCCAGCTGTGGTTCCAGCTGCTGCAGGCCTACTTGCTGCATCTCCAGCTGCTGCAGGCCTACTTGCTGCATCTCCAGCTGCTGCCAGCCCCAGTGCTGCCAGCCGGTCTGCTGCCAGCCCACCTGCTCTTGCCCCACCTGCTGCATCTCTAGCTGCTGCCGCCCCTCCTGCTGTGTTTCCAGCTGTGGTTCCAGCTGCTGCAGGCCTACTTGCAGCATCTCCAGCTGCTGCAGGCCCCAGTGCTGCCAGCCTGTGTgctgccagcccacctgcccTCGTTCCACCTGCTGCATTTCTAGCTGCTGCCGCCCCTCCTGCTGTGGGTCCAGCTGTGGCTCCAGCTGCTGCAGACCTACTTGCTGCATCTCCAGCTGCTGCAGGCCCCGCTGTTGCCAGTCTGTGTGCTGCCAGCCCACCTGCTCCCGCATCTCCAGCTGCTGCCGCCCGAGCTGCTGCCTGCGCCCAGTGTGCGGCCGGGTCTCCTGCCACACCACTTGCTATCGGCCCACCTGTGTCATCTCCACCTGCCCCCGCCCCGTGTGCTGTCCCTCCTCTTGCTGCTGAATCTCTGCTTTGAACACACTGCTTcctcatttcctccctccccacagttgcagagcttctttttaaaatgtggagggTTCAAGAGAACCGGTCCATTGAATTTCATAAGCAAACACCAGACACACTGAGCCCTCAATCTAACTTCTCTCCAAACTCCCTCTCTTCTAAATGAAATCTCTCAGAATCTACCCCAAAATTACAATCTCCCAACACTCTTCCCTACTTCTTCAGGACATCGGTTTTTCGTACT comes from Muntiacus reevesi chromosome 18, mMunRee1.1, whole genome shotgun sequence and encodes:
- the LOC136149182 gene encoding keratin-associated protein 4-11-like isoform X2; this encodes MVSSCCGSVCSDQSCGRSLCQETCCQPSCCQTTCCRTTCCRPSCGVSSCCQPVCCQPTCPRPTCCISSCCRPSCCGSSCGSSCCRPTCCISSCCRPTCCISSCCQPQCCQPVCCQPTCSCPTCCISSCCRPSCCVSSCGSSCCRPTCSISSCCRPQCCQPVCCQPTCPRSTCCISSCCRPSCCGCCRPSCCLRPVCGRVSCHTTCYRPTCVISTCPRPVCCPSSCC
- the LOC136149182 gene encoding keratin-associated protein 4-11-like isoform X1, which produces MVSSCCGSVCSDQSCGRSLCQETCCQPSCCQTTCCRTTCCRPSCGVSSCCQPVCCQPTCPRPTCCISSCCRPSCCGSSCGSSCCRPTCCISSCCRPTCCISSCCQPQCCQPVCCQPTCSCPTCCISSCCRPSCCVSSCGSSCCRPTCSISSCCRPQCCQPVCCQPTCPRSTCCISSCCRPSCCGSSCGSSCCRPTCCISSCCRPRCCQSVCCQPTCSRISSCCRPSCCLRPVCGRVSCHTTCYRPTCVISTCPRPVCCPSSCC
- the LOC136149182 gene encoding keratin-associated protein 4-11-like isoform X5 gives rise to the protein MVSSCCGSVCSDQSCGRSLCQETCCQPSCCQTTCCRTTCCRPSCGVSSCCQPVCCQPTCPRPTCCISSCCRPSCCGSSCGSSCCRPTCCISSCCRPTCCISSCCQPTCSISSCCRPQCCQPVCCQPTCPRSTCCISSCCRPSCCGCCRPSCCLRPVCGRVSCHTTCYRPTCVISTCPRPVCCPSSCC
- the LOC136149182 gene encoding keratin-associated protein 4-7-like isoform X6 yields the protein MVSSCCGSVCSDQSCGRSLCQETCCQPSCCQTTCCRTTCCRPSCGVSSCCQPQCCQPVCCQPTCPRSTCCISSCCRPSCCGSSCGSSCCRPTCCISSCCRPRCCQSVCCQPTCSRISSCCRPSCCLRPVCGRVSCHTTCYRPTCVISTCPRPVCCPSSCC
- the LOC136149182 gene encoding keratin-associated protein 4-8-like isoform X4, which codes for MVSSCCGSVCSDQSCGRSLCQETCCQPSCCQTTCCRTTCCRPSCGVSSCCQPVCCQPTCCISSCCRPTCCISSCCQPQCCQPVCCQPTCSCPTCCISSCCRPSCCVSSCGSSCCRPTCSISSCCRPQCCQPVCCQPTCPRSTCCISSCCRPSCCGCCRPSCCLRPVCGRVSCHTTCYRPTCVISTCPRPVCCPSSCC
- the LOC136149182 gene encoding keratin-associated protein 4-7-like isoform X3, with the protein product MVSSCCGSVCSDQSCGRSLCQETCCQPSCCQTTCCRTTCCRPSCGVSSCCQPVCCQPTCPRPTCCISSCCRPSCCGSSCGSSCCRPTCCISSCCRPTCCISSCCQPQCCQPVCCQPTCSCPTCCISSCCRPSCCVSSCGSSCCRPTCSISSCCRPHCCRPSCCLRPVCGRVSCHTTCYRPTCVISTCPRPVCCPSSCC